One Punica granatum isolate Tunisia-2019 chromosome 3, ASM765513v2, whole genome shotgun sequence genomic window carries:
- the LOC116201994 gene encoding protein ALP1-like: MGSTRAFRKRRRTDKKSKPNDFTSGSSAKQESGGCWNGFSKSINGLDKFEPIFGVSRTTFEYICSLVRDDLLRKPRFVSATGNLLSLPDQVAVALRRLSSGDSLVNVGDSFGLHHSAVSQITWRFVEAMEERGLHHLQWPSTDKDIKQIKYEFERISGLPNCCGAIGITHILMNLPASDPNNTTWLDHQKNHSMVLQGIVDPAMRFRDIVTGWPGKVDASSMFRSSSFYQLCENGKRLNGETLKLNNGSVIGEYMVGDTGFPLLPYLATPYDGDDLSILETEFNRRHFVTNQVAQRAFVRLKDKWRIIRGVMWRPDKHKLPRIILVCCILHNIAIDSGDKVDEDCPSLSHEHDPGYWARRCEIADMEGVILRDKLSLYACRSVPP; the protein is encoded by the exons ATGGGCTCTACGAGAGCATTCAGAAAAAGGAGGAGGACAGATAAGAAGTCAAAACCAAATGATTTTACTTCTGGATCTTCAGCGAAACAAGAGTCTGGTGGTTGCTGGAATGGCTTCTCCAAAAGCATCAATG GTTTGGACAAGTTCGAGCCCATTTTCGGTGTAAGCAGAACCACCTTTGAATACATCTGTTCACTCGTCAGGGACGATCTGCTGAGAAAGCCGCGTTTCGTGTCCGCAACTGGAAATCTCCTCTCTTTACCCGATCAAGTAGCAGTAGCTCTAAGAAGGCTAAGCTCTGGTGATTCATTGGTCAATGTCGGGGACTCATTTGGGCTCCACCATTCCGCTGTCTCTCAGATCACATGGCGTTTTGTCGAGGCGATGGAAGAGAGAGGTCTCCATCACCTTCAATGGCCATCGACCGATAAGGACATCAAACAGATCAAATATGAGTTTGAGAGGATATCGGGCCTGCCCAATTGCTGTGGAGCAATTGGTATCACCCACATTCTGATGAACCTGCCCGCTTCAGATCCCAACAACACTACGTGGCTCGACCACCAGAAGAATCACAGCATGGTTCTCCAGGGGATCGTGGATCCCGCAATGAGGTTTCGGGATATCGTGACAGGGTGGCCCGGGAAAGTGGATGCATCGTCCATGTTTCGGAGCTCGAGCTTCTACCAGCTTTGCGAGAACGGGAAGAGGCTTAACGGGGAGACCTTAAAGCTAAATAATGGGTCAGTAATAGGGGAGTACATGGTCGGGGACACAGGCTTCCCATTGCTTCCGTATCTCGCGACCCCTTACGATGGAGATGACTTGTCTATACTGGAAACAGAGTTCAATAGGCGGCATTTTGTGACCAATCAGGTGGCGCAGAGGGCGTTCGTGAGGTTAAAGGACAAGTGGCGAATTATCAGAGGAGTAATGTGGAGACCCGATAAGCATAAGCTGCCGAGGATTATTTTAGTGTGCTGCATCCTTCACAACATAGCAATTGACTCGGGAGATAAGGTCGACGAGGACTGTCCTAGCTTGTCTCATGAGCATGACCCAGGTTATTGGGCACGAAGGTGCGAGATAGCTGACATGGAAGGTGTAATTCTACGAGATAAGTTGTCTCTCTACGCGTGCAGAAGTGTGCCTCCGTGA
- the LOC116200826 gene encoding protein UPSTREAM OF FLC isoform X1 — MAVADTSREPTATTMTGRPLSELQIPKKLWRDRGKSTTTSTSPERTRVWTEPTPKPKRVPVVYYLSRNGHLEHPHFMEVPLSSPDGLYLRDVIRRLNLLRGTSMAALYSWSSKRSYKNGFVWQDLTERDFIYPSHGNEYVLKGSEILHDAPPPLSSSSSTSRPLESVSFRSPKLTESRCDEEANFPVVVPRRRNQSWSSIDLHEYKVYKTESAGESARRPAMDASTQTHDRRRRARRQVKEEQKVTCEEPGKREGQTTELTRDEISPPPSDSSPETLETLMNADGRLVLSSSTNNNATGDRSDQTAESLPRGKMRASAVLMQLITCGSFSFRNCGASYVKDQGLALIGPHNPTLLRGAGNNNNASNSSSCNPSVVGTSGEIASLSIVKPEDKEFFSGSLIETANKKAELVPALKRSSSYNADGSSSQMQLGEKDLEAADDGVRARCIPRKLRMQPTTRKVEHEQEERQAIVVSTTQHQQEGTTTTSDQKVQTRSS; from the exons ATGGCAGTGGCTGACACTTCCAGGGAACCCACAGCCACCACGATGACAGGAAGACCCCTATCAGAGCTCCAAATCCCGAAGAAGCTATGGCGGGACAGGGGAAAGTCCACCACCACTTCGACCAGCCCCGAGAGGACCAGAGTCTGGACCGAACCCACCCCCAAGCCCAAGCGCGTCCCCGTCGTTTACTACCTCTCCCGGAATGGCCACCTCGAGCATCCCCATTTCATGGAGGTTCCACTCTCCTCCCCCGACGGCCTCTACCTCCGAG ACGTGATCCGTCGCTTGAACCTCCTCCGCGGCACTTCCATGGCGGCGCTGTACTCCTGGTCGTCGAAACG GAGCTACAAGAACGGCTTCGTCTGGCAGGACCTGACTGAGAGAGACTTCATCTACCCGTCGCACGGCAATGAGTACGTCCTTAAAGGATCGGAGATACTTCACGACGCTCCGCCGCCGctgtcttcttcctcctccacctCGCGGCCGCTAGAGTCAGTTTCGTTCCGATCGCCGAAGCTGACGGAATCGCGGTGCGACGAGGAGGCTAATTTCCCCGTCGTGGTCCCTAGGCGCAGGAATCAGTCGTGGAGCTCGATCGACCTCCACGAGTACAAGGTCTACAAGACGGAGTCGGCTGGCGAATCTGCCCGGAGACCTGCCATGGACGCGTCAACTCAGACGCATGATCGGCGGAGGCGTGCCAGAAGGCAAGTCAAGGAGGAGCAGAAGGTCACGTGCGAGGAGCCGGGGAAGAGAGAGGGCCAGACCACTGAGCTAACGAGGGACGAGATCTCTCCTCCGCCGTCGGATTCGAGTCCAGAGACCCTCGAGACACTGATGAATGCTGACGGGCGACTGGTGTTGTCTTCCTCCACCAACAACAATGCCACCGGGGACCGGTCAGATCAAACAGCGGAGAGCCTCCCGAGAGGCAAAATGAGGGCGTCTGCGGTCCTGATGCAGTTGATAACATGCGGTTCGTTCTCATTCCGGAACTGTGGGGCCTCCTACGTGAAGGATCAAGGGCTGGCGTTGATCGGCCCCCACAACCCGACACTACTGCGAGGAGCTGGAAACAATAACAATGCCAGTAACAGTAGCAGTTGCAATCCGTCGGTGGTAGGAACTTCCGGGGAAATAGCAAGCTTGTCGATTGTGAAACCGGAAGACAAGGAATTTTTCAGCGGGAGCTTGATCGAGACGGCGAACAAGAAAGCCGAACTAGTCCCTGCCCTCAAGAGATCATCTTCCTACAACGCGGATGG GAGCAGCTCACAGATGCAGCTGGGTGAAAAGGACCTGGAAGCTGCTGATGATGGGGTGCGTGCTAGATGCATCCCTAGAAAGCTCAGAATGCAACCCACCACCAGGAAAGTAGAACATGAACAGGAGGAACGACAGGCCATTGTCGTCTCCACCACCCAACATCAACAAGAAGGTACTACTACTACCTCTGACCAGAAGGTCCAAACCCGATCCAGCTGA
- the LOC116200826 gene encoding protein UPSTREAM OF FLC isoform X2 encodes MAVADTSREPTATTMTGRPLSELQIPKKLWRDRGKSTTTSTSPERTRVWTEPTPKPKRVPVVYYLSRNGHLEHPHFMEVPLSSPDGLYLRDVIRRLNLLRGTSMAALYSWSSKRSYKNGFVWQDLTERDFIYPSHGNEYVLKGSEILHDAPPPLSSSSSTSRPLESVSFRSPKLTESRCDEEANFPVVVPRRRNQSWSSIDLHEYKVYKTESAGESARRPAMDASTQTHDRRRRARRQVKEEQKVTCEEPGKREGQTTELTRDEISPPPSDSSPETLETLMNADGRLVLSSSTNNNATGDRSDQTAESLPRGKMRASAVLMQLITCGSFSFRNCGASYVKDQGLALIGPHNPTLLRGAGNNNNASNSSSCNPSVVGTSGEIASLSIVKPEDKEFFSGSLIETANKKAELVPALKRSSSYNADGSQMQLGEKDLEAADDGVRARCIPRKLRMQPTTRKVEHEQEERQAIVVSTTQHQQEGTTTTSDQKVQTRSS; translated from the exons ATGGCAGTGGCTGACACTTCCAGGGAACCCACAGCCACCACGATGACAGGAAGACCCCTATCAGAGCTCCAAATCCCGAAGAAGCTATGGCGGGACAGGGGAAAGTCCACCACCACTTCGACCAGCCCCGAGAGGACCAGAGTCTGGACCGAACCCACCCCCAAGCCCAAGCGCGTCCCCGTCGTTTACTACCTCTCCCGGAATGGCCACCTCGAGCATCCCCATTTCATGGAGGTTCCACTCTCCTCCCCCGACGGCCTCTACCTCCGAG ACGTGATCCGTCGCTTGAACCTCCTCCGCGGCACTTCCATGGCGGCGCTGTACTCCTGGTCGTCGAAACG GAGCTACAAGAACGGCTTCGTCTGGCAGGACCTGACTGAGAGAGACTTCATCTACCCGTCGCACGGCAATGAGTACGTCCTTAAAGGATCGGAGATACTTCACGACGCTCCGCCGCCGctgtcttcttcctcctccacctCGCGGCCGCTAGAGTCAGTTTCGTTCCGATCGCCGAAGCTGACGGAATCGCGGTGCGACGAGGAGGCTAATTTCCCCGTCGTGGTCCCTAGGCGCAGGAATCAGTCGTGGAGCTCGATCGACCTCCACGAGTACAAGGTCTACAAGACGGAGTCGGCTGGCGAATCTGCCCGGAGACCTGCCATGGACGCGTCAACTCAGACGCATGATCGGCGGAGGCGTGCCAGAAGGCAAGTCAAGGAGGAGCAGAAGGTCACGTGCGAGGAGCCGGGGAAGAGAGAGGGCCAGACCACTGAGCTAACGAGGGACGAGATCTCTCCTCCGCCGTCGGATTCGAGTCCAGAGACCCTCGAGACACTGATGAATGCTGACGGGCGACTGGTGTTGTCTTCCTCCACCAACAACAATGCCACCGGGGACCGGTCAGATCAAACAGCGGAGAGCCTCCCGAGAGGCAAAATGAGGGCGTCTGCGGTCCTGATGCAGTTGATAACATGCGGTTCGTTCTCATTCCGGAACTGTGGGGCCTCCTACGTGAAGGATCAAGGGCTGGCGTTGATCGGCCCCCACAACCCGACACTACTGCGAGGAGCTGGAAACAATAACAATGCCAGTAACAGTAGCAGTTGCAATCCGTCGGTGGTAGGAACTTCCGGGGAAATAGCAAGCTTGTCGATTGTGAAACCGGAAGACAAGGAATTTTTCAGCGGGAGCTTGATCGAGACGGCGAACAAGAAAGCCGAACTAGTCCCTGCCCTCAAGAGATCATCTTCCTACAACGCGGATGG CTCACAGATGCAGCTGGGTGAAAAGGACCTGGAAGCTGCTGATGATGGGGTGCGTGCTAGATGCATCCCTAGAAAGCTCAGAATGCAACCCACCACCAGGAAAGTAGAACATGAACAGGAGGAACGACAGGCCATTGTCGTCTCCACCACCCAACATCAACAAGAAGGTACTACTACTACCTCTGACCAGAAGGTCCAAACCCGATCCAGCTGA
- the LOC116198510 gene encoding zinc finger protein ZAT12-like produces the protein MKRERSGEVQYDGEVIDHESMDDMAKCLMLLSKVGSNDTKLQGPPRRVFTCKTCNREFPSFQALGGHRASHKKPRMLTDPALHSEGAEVASKPKTHECSICGLEFPIGQALGGHMRRHRGELAAAAPAAAPPSQRVPVLKKSASSKRVTTWCLDLNLSPLENDLRMILLGKAAPPINFVV, from the coding sequence ATGAAGAGAGAAAGATCAGGAGAAGTGCAATACGACGGAGAGGTCATCGACCACGAGTCCATGGACGACATGGCCAAGTGCCTCATGCTGCTCTCTAAGGTCGGCTCGAACGACACCAAGCTGCAGGGGCCCCCGCGACGAGTCTTCACTTGCAAGACGTGTAACCGGGAGTTCCCCTCGTTCCAGGCCCTGGGTGGACACAGGGCGAGCCACAAGAAGCCGAGAATGCTCACTGACCCAGCCCTCCACAGCGAGGGGGCCGAGGTGGCGTCGAAGCCCAAGACCCACGAGTGCTCGATATGCGGGCTCGAGTTCCCGATAGGGCAGGCCCTAGGCGGGCACATGAGGAGGCACAGGGGAGAGCTGGCGGCAGCCGCTCCAGCAGCAGCCCCGCCTTCGCAGAGAGTGCCGGTGTTGAAGAAGTCGGCGAGCAGCAAGAGGGTGACGACGTGGTGCTTGGACTTGAACTTGTCCCCTCTGGAGAACGATCTGAGGATGATCCTGCTGGGCAAGGCGGCGCCTCCAATTAATTTCGTAGTTTag